From the genome of Diorhabda sublineata isolate icDioSubl1.1 chromosome Y, icDioSubl1.1, whole genome shotgun sequence, one region includes:
- the LOC130451951 gene encoding uncharacterized protein LOC130451951, with translation MSPNIRLEEFQHLLNELKNSIATRKNKCLIYGDFNAKSMMWNSTSNDSRGDILSEWASELNLISLNTGCEPTFRRGQSCSIIDITFAATNIAPLVTNWRVSEEENLTDHNYIYFDIAIKKDSVRTKIKSRGWRVDTTQMDYFINELRSKLPPREQTLKPERLIENISHACDNTFQRKGIPSDRKKPAYWWSAEIAKLGKNALHGREI, from the coding sequence ATGTCGCCAAATATAAGGCTCGAAGAGTTCCAACATTTACTGAATGAACTGAAAAATAGTATAGCTACACGGAAAAATAAGTGCCTGATTTACGGGGACTTTAACGCGAAATCAATGATGTGGAACTCAACATCAAATGATTCTAGAGGAGATATTCTTTCTGAATGGGCCTCAGAACTAAACTTAATTTCACTGAACACCGGATGTGAACCTACCTTCCGTAGAGGCCAAAGCTGTTCCATTATCGATATAACATTCGCGGCAACCAATATAGCGCCTTTAGTAACGAACTGGAGAGTGTCTGAAGAGGAAAATCTTACAGACcacaattacatttattttgatatagctATTAAGAAAGATAGCGTAAGAACGAAGATTAAGAGCCGCGGCTGGAGGGTGGATACGACACAAATGGATTACTTCATAAATGAACTGCGAAGCAAATTACCACCAAGAGAACAAACCTTAAAGCCAGAGAGATTAATTGAGAACATCAGCCATGCATGTGATAATACATTCCAACGAAAGGGTATCCCAAGTGACAGGAAAAAACCAGCTTACTGGTGGTCAGCGGAAATCGCGAAACTCGGTAAAAATGCCTTACACGGAAGAGAAATATGA